In Candidatus Manganitrophus noduliformans, the genomic stretch CTCCGATAAAGAAGGATATGCTCTGGTCCAGGCGGGGGGGGTCACCGGGAAGATGTTGATGGAGGAGATGGCCTGGGCGGCCCGTCGCCTGAAAGGATCGCGCCTGGAGGATCTACAGGTCATTGAAAAACCGAAAGTATCGGACATCGTCAAGGTGCACGACCTGATCAAAGTGAAGGTGAAAAAGGCCGGCAAAGAGGGGAAGGGGGCCTTCTTCAGCCTCGAGCAGGAGCCGGCCGCGGAGGGGGCGCTCGTTGCGATCGATCCGGCGACCGGGGCGGTCAAGGCGCTCGTCGGAGGATACGACTTCAGGCGAAGCGAATTCAATCGCGCGATCGTCGCGAAAAGGCAGCCCGGCTCCGCGTTTAAGCCGATCATCTACGCGACGGCGATCGAGCGGGGGTTGACCCCGGCGAGCATGGTCCTCGACAATCCGGTGGTCTACACCGATGCGGAATTGGACACGGTCTGGAAACCGGAGAACTACGAAGAAAAATTCTACGGGCTGATCACCCTACGGGAGGCGCTGACCTATTCCCGAAACCTTGCGACCGTCCGGCTTTTAGAGCAGGTGGGCGTCCGGAACGTCATTGAATTCGCGAAACGGGTCGGCATCCAGAGTCCCATGACCCGGGATCTCTCCCTGGCGCTCGGCTCTTCCAGTCTTACCCTCACCGAATTAACCTCCGCCTATGCCGTCTTTGCCAATCGGGGGGTCCGCGTCGAGCCGACCTTGATCATCTCGGTGAGCGACCACAACGGCCGGGTCCTGGAGCATCGGGAGTTGGCCCCGCAGCAGGTCGTCTCGAAAGAGACCGCCTACGTGGTGACCAACATGATGGAAGATGTGATCCAACGGGGAACGGCGCGAAAAGCGAAATCGCTCGGAAGGCCGCTGGCCGGCAAGACCGGGACGACAAACGAGTTCACCGATGCCTGGTTCATCGGCTTTGCCCCCAACCTGGTGGCGGGCGTTTGGGTGGGGTTTGACGACAATCGCTCCTTGGGAGACCGGGAGGCCGGCGGAAGCACCGCCCTGCCGATCTGGATGTCCTTTATGCAGGAGAGTCTCTCCCGTTTTCCGATCACTCCTTTCTCTATCCCTGACAATATCGTTTATGCTAAGATAGACCCGCAAACGGGGCTCCTCGCCCCTCCCGGTGAAGAGAAAGGGGTCGTCGAAATTTTCGTCAGGGGGACCGAACCGAAGGAGTTCAAGGTCGAGACCCCGACGCCGACCCAATTCTTCAGGCTGGACGAGGAAGAGGCTTCGTTTTAAGAACCGTGAGGCGTGGGTGGTAAAAGATTTTTTCTTTTGCCTTTCCCCCTTACGCCCAACGCCTCACCCCTTACGTCATTCTTTATTCTTTTAAGAATCCTTAAAAAAGGAGCGGATCATGTCAGTACGCGTGGCGATTAATGGATTTGGAAGGATTGGACGAAATGTCTTCCGAGCCGCGTTCGCGAATCCCGATTTGCAGTTTGTTGCGATCAACGACTTAACCGACGCCAAGACCCTCGCCCATCTTCTCAAATACGATTCGGTGCACGGCATCTTCGATCATGAGATTGAAGCGAAGGACGATGCCCTGCTGGTCGACGGCAAATCGGT encodes the following:
- a CDS encoding PBP1A family penicillin-binding protein produces the protein MNLDFPVENNEGGKRRFRWLKWLLLSLFSLVLIAAFSVGGIIWYFSRDLPSLEMLGSYEPSQATRIYSDDNRVVGQFYIEKRVFVPLTRMPKELIQAILAVEDSRFYEHGGFDYIRIIKAFLTNLENMRIRQGASTITQQLTRSLFLTPERTMKRKLKEILLARKMEMMLTKDEILEIYLNQIYFGHGAYGVQVAARTYFGKDVSELQLAEVAFLSGLPKAPNDYSPYRHPQKAKQRQGVVLRRMVDEKFITEEQYRKAYGQDLFFQKMAPDEALALHFLEHIRLYLIAKYGDDAVYKGGLNVYTTLNIDMQRAANQAVKTGLRELDKRQGYRGPLGKYEEPAEAAEIAVSSLIVGDILEGHVTQISDKEGYALVQAGGVTGKMLMEEMAWAARRLKGSRLEDLQVIEKPKVSDIVKVHDLIKVKVKKAGKEGKGAFFSLEQEPAAEGALVAIDPATGAVKALVGGYDFRRSEFNRAIVAKRQPGSAFKPIIYATAIERGLTPASMVLDNPVVYTDAELDTVWKPENYEEKFYGLITLREALTYSRNLATVRLLEQVGVRNVIEFAKRVGIQSPMTRDLSLALGSSSLTLTELTSAYAVFANRGVRVEPTLIISVSDHNGRVLEHRELAPQQVVSKETAYVVTNMMEDVIQRGTARKAKSLGRPLAGKTGTTNEFTDAWFIGFAPNLVAGVWVGFDDNRSLGDREAGGSTALPIWMSFMQESLSRFPITPFSIPDNIVYAKIDPQTGLLAPPGEEKGVVEIFVRGTEPKEFKVETPTPTQFFRLDEEEASF